From Aliamphritea hakodatensis:
GCGCGCAGGCCCGGCCGTCACCCGCACAATTGCTGACGCTGGTCAGCCAGGGCTTCAGTGATGACCCGGTACTGGCAGAAACCCTGGCAACCCTGATGGCGGTGCAGCTGAATCCTGCGGGGGAATTACTAATCGCCAATGCCGGCCAGCCCCGGCCGGTATTATGCGGGCCGGATGCCGGCAATGACGCCGCCGTGCGCCAACTGGATATTGATGGCCCACTGCCCGGATTAAGCCTGCAGCAGGGGGCTGAAGCGGTGTACCGGGAATACTGTTTACAGCTCGGTGCCGGGGAACGGTTACTGATCTTTTCCGACGGCGTGCTGGACGCCGCTGAATCGCCTTCTCAAGCCTTTGTCAGCCGGGTGCAGGCCAGTATGTCGATGCCGCTGGCACAGGCGGCGGATTACCTGATGCAGCAACTGCCTGCCGACCCTCAGGGGGACGATATTACCCTGATTCTGCTGGGATGCCGCTAAGTGCTGAAGTTTAAGTTTACAGCGGCTGATTGATCAGGTCTGAGGCTTCTACTTTTTTACGCAGGTAGCCAGCCAGCCGTGGCAGCCATCTGTCGAGGCGTTTTATTTCCCGCAGCATTTCTTCCCGCAGGCCCGGTGAATAGCGGTCATTCATGACGGCACCGCAGAGGGGAATATTGGCCTGTTTCAGTACCTGCCGGGCTTCGTCTATCTGGCTTTCAGTGGTGACATGGGTGACCACATTGAGCATGCAGGTTTCGCAGACCGATGCGATGGTTACCCCGCAAATGGCTCCGTCACTGGAGTGTAGCAGGGGTGGGGTATCGCAGATGATGATGTCGAAACTGTCCAGCGCCTGGCCAAAGAAGCTGCACAGCACTTCGGTATTCCGGAACTCAATGTTATCCGGATGGGTCTGGTCGTGGAGCGGCGCTGTCAGCACCATCAGCCCCGGGCAGCCGGTTTTCTGTAGGGCGTCCTGCCAGCTGTCATCACAGGGGAGCCAGTTACTCTGGCGAGTACCGGTACGCTGATGCAGGCTGGGGGATTCATTATTAAACTCAATCAGCAGTACCCGTTTTTCCGCCTGGGCCATCCGCTGAGCCAGTGCCAGACTAAGCAGTGAGTTGCCACTCTGGGGGCTGGGGCTGGCGATCGCCAGCAGACAGGTACGGTTGCGGATCAGCTGGTTATAAATGGCATCCACTGACGGTGACGTATGTAACTGATGCATGGTCTGACTCCTTATACACTGATGCGTCCTGTGGCTCGCTGCGAGGGTTACAGCCCCAGCAGCTTGGCAAATGAAATCACGGTGACAGATTCCTGCAGGGTACTGACAAAGCG
This genomic window contains:
- a CDS encoding CpsD/CapB family tyrosine-protein kinase gives rise to the protein MHQLHTSPSVDAIYNQLIRNRTCLLAIASPSPQSGNSLLSLALAQRMAQAEKRVLLIEFNNESPSLHQRTGTRQSNWLPCDDSWQDALQKTGCPGLMVLTAPLHDQTHPDNIEFRNTEVLCSFFGQALDSFDIIICDTPPLLHSSDGAICGVTIASVCETCMLNVVTHVTTESQIDEARQVLKQANIPLCGAVMNDRYSPGLREEMLREIKRLDRWLPRLAGYLRKKVEASDLINQPL